A window of Campylobacter pinnipediorum subsp. pinnipediorum contains these coding sequences:
- a CDS encoding helix-turn-helix domain-containing protein, with protein MIETNDIFNLLHNAVESKNLGKKISQNEMAKSLGIPMRTYQDWRLGRTKPQAAAVVCKMLCELDDDEVLFVLKKIKKLAGA; from the coding sequence ATGATTGAAACAAATGATATTTTTAATTTACTTCATAATGCTGTTGAGTCTAAGAATTTGGGAAAGAAAATTTCTCAAAATGAAATGGCAAAAAGTCTTGGAATTCCTATGAGAACTTATCAGGATTGGAGACTTGGAAGGACAAAGCCACAAGCGGCAGCTGTTGTTTGTAAAATGCTTTGCGAACTAGATGATGATGAAGTATTGTTTGTTTTAAAAAAGATAAAAAAATTAGCCGGAGCATAA
- a CDS encoding HrcA family transcriptional regulator, with translation MKSNKISKRDIILNSIIDAYIEQNIPIGSSELGSRMDINISASTIRVYFKKLSDEGEIMQLHISGGRIPTVNAMQKYWNDFFYDFSDKIVINDENILKFLCDKHELYCMIFGNLDQNLEEILNLNSRFLVLNFTKDEIVIKYNEKVEQFLSNLIGVSLNKLELVSSQVGLSELRSKIRELKRTKIYFQENEILALKMFENKKIKSILEPSFENFMKKKLTFSPLFEDGFMGLKLAANYKGEDSIMVCSGSVYANYIRFLNNIKEVA, from the coding sequence ATGAAATCAAATAAAATAAGTAAAAGAGATATAATACTTAACTCAATCATAGATGCCTATATAGAACAAAACATTCCAATAGGCTCTAGTGAGCTTGGTTCTCGCATGGATATAAATATCTCAGCATCTACTATTAGGGTATATTTTAAAAAGCTATCTGATGAAGGCGAAATAATGCAACTTCATATAAGTGGCGGAAGAATACCTACTGTAAATGCTATGCAAAAATATTGGAATGATTTTTTCTATGATTTTTCAGATAAAATTGTTATAAATGATGAAAATATTTTAAAATTTTTGTGTGATAAGCATGAGCTTTATTGTATGATTTTTGGAAATCTTGATCAAAATTTAGAAGAAATTTTAAATCTTAATAGTAGATTTTTAGTGCTTAATTTCACAAAAGATGAGATAGTTATAAAATACAATGAAAAGGTTGAGCAATTTTTATCAAATTTAATAGGAGTTAGTTTAAACAAGCTTGAATTAGTATCATCCCAAGTTGGTTTAAGCGAACTTAGAAGCAAAATAAGAGAGCTTAAAAGAACAAAAATCTATTTTCAAGAAAATGAAATTTTGGCTTTGAAGATGTTTGAAAATAAAAAAATAAAATCTATTTTAGAGCCGAGTTTTGAAAATTTTATGAAGAAAAAATTAACTTTTTCTCCATTATTTGAAGATGGCTTTATGGGTTTAAAATTGGCAGCAAATTACAAAGGAGAAGACTCTATAATGGTATGTAGCGGAAGCGTATATGCTAACTATATTAGATTTTTAAATAACATAAAGGAGGTAGCATGA
- the grpE gene encoding nucleotide exchange factor GrpE, which translates to MSEDIKQEENNLENVTDNKEITSDNIDLNNLSQEEFSKVLELEKELSELTNKYYRANADFENMKKRFEKEKEGIASYANEKFARDLLPVIDAMLMAVNFDASEDEFAKKIKEGVLLTLDEFKKCFEKHGIKEIQTDIDFDPNVHNAVLRVDSENHTSGQIVQVMQVGYTINGRVLRPAMVSIAN; encoded by the coding sequence ATGAGCGAAGATATAAAACAAGAAGAAAATAATTTAGAAAATGTAACCGACAACAAGGAAATAACTAGTGATAATATTGATTTAAATAATCTATCACAAGAAGAGTTTTCAAAAGTTTTAGAATTAGAAAAAGAACTTAGTGAATTAACAAATAAGTATTATAGAGCTAATGCTGATTTTGAAAACATGAAAAAGCGTTTTGAAAAAGAAAAAGAAGGGATAGCAAGCTATGCAAATGAGAAATTTGCAAGAGATCTTTTGCCTGTCATAGATGCTATGCTTATGGCTGTAAATTTTGATGCATCAGAAGATGAATTTGCAAAAAAGATAAAAGAAGGTGTGCTTTTAACGCTAGATGAGTTTAAAAAATGCTTTGAAAAGCACGGTATAAAAGAGATACAAACTGATATAGATTTTGATCCAAATGTGCATAATGCTGTATTAAGAGTAGATAGCGAAAATCACACAAGTGGACAAATAGTGCAAGTTATGCAAGTGGGATACACTATAAATGGTAGGGTTTTAAGACCAGCAATGGTTAGTATAGCAAATTAA
- the murG gene encoding undecaprenyldiphospho-muramoylpentapeptide beta-N-acetylglucosaminyltransferase, with product MIAITGGGTGGHLAIARSFCNQLKKQNKQAIFIGSTNGQDKMWFENDKNFDQKYFLQSSGVVNKKGLNKLKSFLNIIKLSFECKKIFKQNNIKAVISVGGYSAAPASLAAILSNIPLFIHEQNAIVGKLNYILRPFANKFYSSYEKQPFAYPVSDKFFKAQRIRSDIKTILFLGGSQGAKAINELVIKIAPTLKEKNINIIHQCGKDSLQALQTEYKELGFTDENLELFDFCNNIEEKMQKADLAITRSGASSLWELIANALPCIFIPFPYAAKNHQYHNAKFLQDKNLAKISTQIKNSANDKEILKMIEEYDIKNTSELLSNLTHQDNTDEIIKDIISKLND from the coding sequence ATGATAGCAATAACAGGCGGTGGAACAGGCGGGCATTTAGCTATAGCTAGAAGCTTTTGTAATCAACTAAAAAAACAGAACAAACAGGCCATATTTATAGGTTCAACAAATGGTCAAGATAAGATGTGGTTTGAAAATGATAAAAATTTTGATCAAAAATACTTTTTACAAAGCTCTGGTGTTGTTAATAAAAAAGGATTAAATAAACTAAAATCATTTTTAAATATCATAAAACTATCATTTGAGTGCAAAAAAATATTTAAACAAAATAATATAAAAGCGGTAATTAGTGTCGGTGGATACTCAGCAGCACCAGCATCTTTGGCGGCTATTTTATCAAATATACCGCTTTTTATACACGAACAAAATGCAATAGTTGGCAAATTAAATTATATACTAAGACCTTTTGCAAATAAATTTTACAGCTCATACGAAAAACAGCCATTCGCCTACCCTGTGAGTGATAAATTTTTCAAAGCACAAAGAATAAGAAGCGATATAAAAACGATACTTTTTTTAGGTGGATCTCAAGGTGCAAAAGCTATAAATGAACTTGTTATCAAAATAGCACCTACTTTAAAAGAAAAAAATATAAACATAATACATCAATGCGGCAAAGACTCACTTCAAGCATTACAGACTGAGTACAAAGAATTAGGTTTTACCGATGAGAATTTAGAACTTTTTGACTTTTGCAACAACATAGAAGAAAAAATGCAAAAAGCAGATTTAGCCATAACAAGATCTGGTGCTAGTTCTTTATGGGAACTTATAGCAAATGCCTTGCCTTGTATTTTTATACCTTTTCCATATGCAGCAAAAAACCATCAATACCACAATGCTAAATTTTTACAAGACAAAAACCTAGCAAAAATCTCAACACAAATAAAAAACAGTGCAAATGATAAAGAAATTTTAAAAATGATTGAAGAATACGATATAAAAAATACATCTGAACTTTTATCTAATTTAACACATCAAGATAATACGGATGAGATTATAAAAGATATCATCTCAAAGCTAAATGATTAG
- the dnaK gene encoding molecular chaperone DnaK yields the protein MSKVIGIDLGTTNSCVSVFERGESKVIPNKEGKNTTPSVVAFTDKGDVLVGDVAKRQAVTNPEKTIYSIKRIMGLMSNEDAAKEAKNRLPYHVVDRNGACAIEISGKVYTPQEISAKVLIKLKEDAESFLGEKVVDAVITVPAYFNDSQRKATKEAGTIAGLNVLRIINEPTAAALSYGLDKKEAEKILVYDLGGGTFDVTVLETGDNVVEVLATGGNAFLGGDDFDNLIIDWLANEFKSETGIDLKGDVMASQRLKEAAENAKKELSSASETNINLPFITADASGPKHLVKTLSRAKFEGMIESLVAETITKINEVIKDAGLSKNEVKEIVMVGGSTRVPLVQEEVKKAFGKELNKSVNPDEVVSIGASIQGAVIKGDVKDVLLLDVTPLSLGIETLGGVMSKIIEKGTTIPTKKNQVFSTAEDNQSAVTINVIQGEREFARDNKSLGQFNLEGIPAAPRGVPQIEVEFDIDANGILTVSAKDKATGKAQNITISGSSGLSDEEINKMVKEAELHKEEDNKRKEAVEARNQADALVHQTQKSMDELGEKVPEEDRNNIQKALDELKETLKDQNSTKEQIDAKVKDLSAASHKLAEAMYKKEGDANEANSKKKDDDVIDAEVE from the coding sequence ATGTCAAAAGTTATAGGAATAGATTTAGGAACAACAAACTCTTGTGTTAGTGTTTTTGAACGCGGGGAAAGCAAGGTTATACCAAATAAGGAGGGAAAAAACACAACTCCTTCAGTAGTAGCTTTTACAGATAAAGGCGATGTATTAGTTGGTGATGTTGCAAAACGTCAAGCTGTAACAAATCCTGAAAAAACTATTTATTCTATAAAGCGTATCATGGGATTAATGAGCAATGAAGATGCAGCAAAAGAAGCAAAAAACAGACTTCCTTATCACGTAGTTGATAGAAATGGCGCATGCGCTATTGAAATTTCCGGCAAAGTTTATACACCACAAGAAATTTCTGCAAAAGTTTTAATTAAATTAAAAGAAGATGCGGAAAGCTTTTTAGGTGAAAAAGTTGTTGATGCTGTTATTACGGTGCCTGCTTACTTTAACGATAGCCAAAGAAAGGCTACAAAAGAAGCTGGAACAATAGCTGGTTTAAATGTTTTACGTATTATAAATGAACCAACAGCAGCTGCTCTTTCTTATGGTCTAGATAAAAAAGAAGCTGAAAAGATATTGGTTTATGACCTTGGTGGTGGTACATTTGACGTTACTGTTTTGGAAACTGGCGATAATGTTGTAGAGGTTTTAGCTACTGGCGGTAATGCATTTTTAGGTGGTGATGACTTTGACAACCTTATAATTGACTGGCTTGCAAATGAGTTTAAATCTGAAACCGGAATAGATTTAAAAGGTGATGTAATGGCTTCTCAACGTTTAAAAGAAGCTGCTGAAAATGCTAAAAAAGAGTTAAGCTCAGCATCAGAAACAAATATAAATCTTCCATTTATAACAGCAGATGCAAGTGGCCCAAAACACCTTGTAAAAACTTTAAGTCGTGCTAAATTTGAAGGAATGATAGAGTCTTTGGTAGCTGAAACAATAACAAAAATAAATGAAGTTATAAAAGATGCTGGATTAAGCAAAAATGAAGTAAAAGAGATCGTAATGGTTGGTGGTTCTACAAGGGTTCCACTTGTTCAAGAAGAAGTAAAAAAAGCATTTGGCAAAGAGCTAAACAAAAGCGTAAATCCTGATGAAGTAGTATCTATAGGTGCTTCTATCCAAGGTGCTGTTATAAAAGGCGATGTTAAAGATGTATTGCTTCTTGATGTTACACCACTTAGCCTTGGTATAGAAACACTTGGTGGAGTTATGTCAAAAATAATAGAAAAAGGTACAACAATACCTACTAAGAAAAACCAAGTATTCTCAACAGCTGAAGATAACCAAAGTGCTGTTACAATCAATGTAATACAAGGTGAGCGTGAGTTTGCAAGAGATAATAAGTCTTTGGGACAATTTAACCTTGAAGGCATACCAGCTGCACCTCGTGGAGTTCCTCAAATAGAAGTTGAGTTTGATATAGATGCCAACGGTATACTTACTGTTTCAGCTAAAGATAAAGCTACCGGAAAGGCTCAAAATATAACAATATCTGGTTCAAGCGGTTTAAGTGATGAAGAGATTAACAAAATGGTAAAAGAGGCAGAGCTTCACAAAGAAGAAGATAATAAAAGAAAAGAAGCTGTAGAAGCTAGAAATCAAGCTGACGCGTTAGTTCATCAAACACAAAAAAGTATGGACGAACTTGGTGAAAAAGTACCAGAAGAAGACAGAAATAACATACAAAAAGCTTTAGATGAACTAAAAGAGACTCTTAAAGACCAAAACTCTACAAAAGAGCAAATAGATGCTAAGGTTAAAGACTTAAGCGCTGCTAGCCATAAACTTGCTGAAGCTATGTATAAAAAAGAAGGCGATGCAAACGAAGCAAATTCTAAGAAAAAAGATGATGACGTTATAGACGCCGAAGTTGAGTAA
- a CDS encoding peptidoglycan glycosyltransferase FtsW: MSADKILFFLSVSLLIIGVVFSLSLSAFTVLSFNYSEYHFFARQFIVAFIGIAMMWGISRLNPDKYLMWIGFSLFITCTLIMGLMYVLPSSLVTEAGGARRWIRLPGFSLAPVEFFKIGFVYFLAWSFSRKIDSSKKRLVDELKILAPYLFLFMIIIYLIAVLQNDLGQVVVLALTLIIMALFAGTSKKFFGIGILAATLAAIIIIFSSDHRILRIKSWWGSIQDMILSFFPHQIADVLRVDNAPEPYQVGHSLNAIKHGEIFGEGLGAGVIKLGFLSEVHTDFVLAGIAEEIGFVGISLIVILFSFLLFRIFRISSRSENKVYHLFSLGIGLLISFSFLINSYGINSLVPIKGLAVPFLSYGGSSVLAVCISIGMVLMVSKKVKQ, from the coding sequence TTGAGTGCTGATAAAATTCTATTTTTTTTAAGTGTTTCATTGCTTATAATCGGCGTAGTATTTTCTCTTTCTTTATCTGCTTTTACAGTTTTATCATTTAATTATAGCGAGTATCATTTTTTTGCAAGACAATTTATTGTAGCTTTTATAGGCATAGCTATGATGTGGGGAATTTCTAGATTAAATCCGGATAAATATCTTATGTGGATAGGATTTAGTTTGTTTATAACCTGTACTCTAATAATGGGGTTAATGTATGTTTTACCAAGCTCTCTTGTAACAGAAGCTGGAGGTGCTAGAAGATGGATAAGGCTTCCTGGGTTTTCTTTAGCACCGGTTGAGTTTTTTAAAATAGGATTTGTATATTTCTTAGCTTGGAGTTTTAGTAGAAAAATAGATAGTTCAAAAAAAAGATTAGTTGATGAGCTAAAAATCCTAGCACCATATTTATTTTTATTTATGATAATTATATATCTTATAGCTGTTTTACAAAACGACTTAGGTCAAGTAGTAGTTCTTGCACTCACACTTATAATAATGGCACTTTTTGCTGGAACAAGTAAGAAATTTTTTGGCATAGGGATATTAGCGGCAACATTGGCTGCAATAATCATAATTTTTAGCTCAGATCATAGAATTTTAAGGATAAAATCTTGGTGGGGAAGCATACAAGATATGATTTTATCATTTTTCCCGCACCAAATAGCAGATGTATTAAGAGTGGACAACGCACCAGAACCATACCAAGTAGGACACTCTTTAAATGCAATAAAACACGGAGAGATATTTGGCGAAGGCTTGGGAGCTGGGGTTATAAAGCTTGGGTTTTTAAGTGAAGTTCATACCGACTTTGTTCTTGCTGGTATAGCTGAAGAGATTGGATTTGTAGGTATAAGTTTGATAGTTATACTATTTTCTTTTTTGCTTTTTAGAATTTTTAGAATATCTTCAAGAAGTGAAAACAAAGTTTATCATCTATTTTCACTTGGAATTGGACTTTTGATATCTTTTTCATTTTTGATAAATAGCTATGGAATAAACTCATTAGTTCCTATAAAGGGTCTAGCGGTTCCATTTTTAAGTTATGGCGGAAGTTCTGTTTTAGCGGTATGTATAAGTATAGGTATGGTTTTAATGGTAAGTAAAAAGGTAAAACAATGA